One window of Mus caroli chromosome 11, CAROLI_EIJ_v1.1, whole genome shotgun sequence genomic DNA carries:
- the LOC110305106 gene encoding olfactory receptor 2Y1-like translates to MGTFNASLGKGFILVGFSDFPQLEVFLFVFILVFYLLTLLGNTTIIALSRLDVRLHTPMYFFLSHLSFLDLCYTTSTVPQLLINLCGLDRTISYGGCVAQLLIFLALVSTECLLLGVMAFDRYAAVCRPLHYTTIMHPQLCQGLAISSWVSGLVNSVIQTGLVMAMPLCSHRLNHFFCEMPIFLKLACEDTNGTEVKMFVARTIILIFPAALILGSYGHIARAILRIKSMAGRRKAFGTCGSHLIVVSLFYGSGIYTYLQPIHRYSENEGKFVAVFYTILTPILNPLIYTLRNKDVKGALWKVLGKGTDLV, encoded by the coding sequence ATGGGAACTTTCAATGCCAGTTTAGGGAAAGGCTTCATATTAGTAGGCTTCTCTGATTTCCCTCAACTGGAagttttcctctttgtctttatTCTAGTCTTTTATCTGCTAACTCTCCTTGGCAACACCACCATCATTGCTCTCTCAAGGCTGGATGTCAGattgcacacacccatgtactttttcctctcccatctttctttcctgGACCTGTGCTACACCACAAGCACCGTACCACAGCTTCTCATTAACCTCTGTGGGTTGGATAGGACCATCAGCTATGGAGGCTGTGTGGCTCAGCTCCTCATTTTCCTTGCCTTGGTCTCCACAGAGTGTCTGCTCCTGGGGGTCATGGCCTTTGACCGTTATGCTGCTGTGTGCCGTCCACTGCACTACACAACCATTATGCACCCTCAGCTGTGTCAGGGACTGGCCATCTCCTCCTGGGTTTCTGGCCTTGTGAACTCTGTGATTCAGACAGGACTTGTTATGGCCATGCCCCTCTGTAGCCATCGGCTGAATCACTTCTTCTGTGAGATGCCCATATTCCTGAAATTGGCTTGTGAAGACACTAATGGAACGGAGGTCAAGATGTTTGTGGCCCGAACAATAATCTTGATCTTTCCTGCTGCACTGATTCTAGGCTCCTATGGACACATTGCCAGGGCAATTCTGAGAATCAAGTCAATGGCTGGACGCAGAAAGGCCTTTGGGACTTGTGGGTCCCACCTCATTGTGGTTTCTCTGTTTTACGGCTcaggcatatatacatacctCCAACCCATCCACAGATATTCAGAGAATGAGGGAaagtttgttgctgttttttataCTATACTCACCCCCATTCTCAACCCTTTAATATATACTCTGAGGAACAAGGATGTGAAGGGGGCTCTGTGGAAAGTACTTGGGAAAGGCACAGACTTAGTGTAA